The window ATGACACCGGCGAGATGGGCAGCCATGCCGGCACCGGCGATGATTACCTCGATACCGCGTCCTCTGGCGCTCCTCGCATATTCCGCTGTTTTATCGGGAAGGCGGTGAGCGGAGCTGATATCCATTTCAAACGGAACCCCCATCTCCTTTAAGACTTCAGCGGCTTTTTTCATGACGGGCACGTCCGATCCGCTGCCCAAAACGATTCCAACAATTGGTTCTTCTTTCATGGTTTATGGTCACTTATGATAATTTCGATGAATCGGTTGTAGTTGCGTACAACCTGTTAAGAGTGAGTCGTAGCAGATTACCCTCTACTTGATACAGGTTACCATTTCTCTCTACTGACATGAAACCTGGCAGGGAAAAAGCTTCGCCGGGGGGACCGGTTCCATTGAGGTTGCTCTTTCCTGCCAGGAGGGAGCTTGGAGTACGCATGCCAGAAAAAATCCATTATGCTTGCTGCATATGTTTGCCATGTATCAGAAAATGGGCTTTGATACTCATGGCATAGCCAACAGTTATGGCAGCCTGAATGCTCCGAATGCATTGACCGTAACAGATCCGAGATCGAGATACGCGAACTTGGAAACCATCGCCAGATACCCCTCAAGTAAAAGTCGAGAGCTCCGACACAGGGAATAATGCCGCAGGAGAAGCCCAGCGTATCCCATTCGGCCCGCGCCACCTTGGTGAAGATATCGAACGACACAAGCTGGCCGATGCATTCTATGTGAAAAATAAATCCCAAACCGATTTCGGTCAAATAGATAAATGTGTTATCATAATTCGTAAAAACCGAACTGTTGAGGTCTACATGGAATGGCTAAATTATCATCATCTGTTTTACTACTGGACTGTTATGCGTGAGGGAAGCATAACTGCAGCCAGTGAAAAACTCCGTCTGGCGCAGTCCACAATTAGCGCGCAGTTGGCAAAACTGGAAGAAAGCCTTGATGTCAAATTGACACAAAAAGTGGGGCGGAACCTGGAGCCTACAGATGCAGGACTGCTCGTTTTGAGATATGCAGATGAGATATTTCCACTGGGCCGGGAAATGATGGATTCGTTGAAAGGAGTCCCAGTCACTGGGCCATGGTCCTTAAGAGTTGGGGTCGTTGATGTGGTGCCAAAGCTTGTTGCCCAAAAGTTACTGGCGCCAATAAACAACTTGCCGGAAAAAGTCCGGTTGATCTGCCATGAAGGGAAAGACGAAAATCTTCTGGCCGAGCTGGCAATGCACAACCTTGATGTGGTCCTGACAGACACCCCCTTACGAACGGGGCTGAGCATTAAGGCCTACAATCACCTCTTGGGGGAGTGCGGTGTTTCTTTTTTGGGAACGCAAGAACTGGTAGAGCAACTACATGAGAAATTTCCATATTGCCTCAACAATGCCCCGATGCTGTTTCCCATGGCCATGAGCACCTTGCGGGGGATTCTTGACCAATGGCTAGACAAAATGGAGATCCAGCCTCTCATAGTTGGGGAGTTTGACGACAGTGCCCTCCTGAAGGTTTTTGGTCAAGCAGGTGATGGGATTTTTGTTGCCCCGACAGTTATCGAGAAGGAGGTGGTTCAACAGTACCAAGTTAAGCTCATTGGTCGGACGCGTGATATCAAAGAAAGATTTTATGCGATTTCAGTAGAACGAATTATCAAACATCCAGCAGTTGCAGCTATTTCGGAGGCTGCACAGCAAAAACTATTTTTTGATATCAAGCGAAAAAGAACAAAATGATATTGGCAGGTCGACCCTCTCAAGAGAATCCGTTACGGATATAGGCTGCTCATCTCAGGTCTCCGCGTATCGACACAATTGTCAGATGAGATCCGAGAGTGGGGTCGGGCCACGATAACACCCCGATATAGCGTCTTTGTCTCTTGAAAGAACATCGTGATTCAGGTTAATGTCTTGTTTTTCCGGGGAGAAAATCAAGATATTGAACTTCTTAGGACGAGACAAATTATGGCAAGAGCCAAAAGGCACTATCTACCTGGGCAGGTGTGGCACATCACTCATAGATGCCATAAGAAGGACTTTCTGCTCAAACTGAAAATGGATCGGCAGAGATGGCTCCACTGGCTTTACGAAGCCAGAAAGCGGTATGGTTTGACTATTCTAGATTATACAGTTACCTCAAACCATATACACCTGCTCGTATTTGATGATCAAGGGCGAGACGTCATCCCGCAATCGATTAAGTTGGTCGCTGGTAGAACAGGCCAGGAATACAATTCCAGAAAAAATAGGAAAGGAGCATTCTGGGAAGACAGTTATCACGCCACAGCCATCCAGACCAAACAGCATCTGCTACGTTGTATTGTGTATATTGATCTGAATATGGTGCGTGCTGGTGTTGTTTCCCATCCTTCGGAATGGCAATTTGGTGGATATAATGAGATTCAGAAGCCACGCAGAAAATGTGTTCTTATCGCGTATGAGAAGCTTGCTGAGCTTTCAGGGTTTTCGAGCTGTCATGCTTTTCAGAAGTCACATAAAGAATACGTTGATGAAGCTCTTTGCAATGTAGATCGAAGGCAAGCGTGGTGGAGTGAAAGCATAGCAGTTGGTGATGAATCTTTTGTGGAAATCATAAAACATCGATTAGGAATACGATCCAAAGGCCGCAAGGTCAAAGAAGCGGGAGAAAGTTACCAGCTTAGAGAGGATGCTGGAATATATATTGCCAATTCTGACCCGAAAAATTGTAATATAGACCGTTATATGACCTTATTGGCTGGGGACAATTACGTAAATACAGAGCAATAGCGTGGCCCGACCCTGGAAAGTGGAATATTGAATCTTCCAATTTATTTTTGATTTTATCCCTCAATACAATTCGATGAATATCCTGGGACTCAGGAATGCGCAATTTTCTGCTATAGGTTTGTAACTGATAAAAAGATATAAAAGCACGTTCTACTGTTACTATTCCGGACCTCTTTTATTTTTTAGGTACCCCAAGATATTGTGGTTTGAAGTATTTATCCAAAAGTTGCGATTTCTCCAACATATCGGTAGTTTTGAAGTCCTGAAAAACCTGCGATATTCAATTTTAATCACAACTTTTAAGGGTGAATTATAGCCTATAGATTTGACCTTTTTATTGCCTCAAAGCCGCATTTTTAGGGCCTTTGGTTTGACACCAGATTTAAATTTGCGATACGGTTCAGATATCCATATTATACCTGAAATTTTGCTGATTTTTGGATTATCTCAATATACATGACATTTTTGTGAAGTTGTGCCACTGGCAAGAAATCAACAAAGGAGACGCGAAAAATGGCAAGAGAGCTTCGATTCATCATTATCCCGAAAGTCGCACATCCCTGGTTCGACGAGGTACACAAAGGTGCGCGAGCTCAGGCCGAAGTCCTAAGTCGTGAGCTTGGTGTCGAGATTGTGGTCGACTATATGCCACCATCAATTGCCGACGTAGTCGAGCAGAACGCGATGCTGGAAAAAGCTGCCAGGAGTCGCCCGAGTGGCATTGCTGTAGATCCGGTTGACGCAGTAGGCCATATGACGGCGATCAACCGCATCAGGGATCAGGGCATTCCGATGGTTCTTTTCGACTCACCATCGCCAGACGCCAGCATGACCAGCATTGGCAACGATTTTGCCCAGCAGGGGATCATTGCGGCCGAGCGCCTCGTCAAGCTACTTGGGGGAGCTGGCAAAGTGGCGTTGATGCAGGGATATCCCACGGCACCAAACCACAAAGAACGATACGAAGCCCAGATGGCTGTTTTAAGGAAGCATCCCCGTATAACTGTTTTAGACGGTGGCACTGACAATGACGACATTGAGACCGCTCGCCAACAGGCTTCGACTGTTCTCGAAGCGCATCCCGACCTGAGCGGTTACTTGTGCTGCGATGCTTCCGGTTCGATAGGCATAGCAACCGCCATTAAGAAGGCTGGAAGGGCCGGCAAAGTAAAAGTAGTCAGCATGGATGGAATTAAGCTCATACTCGATGCCATTAAAGAAGGCGTGATCGAGTCCTCCTCAGCAACCATCCCGAAAATGCAGGGTTCGATGTCCGTCCTGATGCTGTGGCAAGCATCGCTGGGCGTTCAGATGCCTCAGGCTGTTGATACAGGCATTGACTTGATTACGCAGGACGACGTGGATATATATCTGGCTGGTGCAGTCTAAAGACCCGATACCGCATGGCTGCCCCTCCACGCAACTTAGCCATTGAGTGTAAAAAGCTCATGCCTAACGAATAAGGATAGATTGTGATCGCAAAGCGATCCACAATCTTATCCGTGGTTGAACAAGCCCGGCTTTTCTCCTAAGGAAATATCTTTTGAAAGTAATTACCCTGGAAGGGGGCCTTGAATTCTAGCTGTAATTATAGAGCATAGTTATCCCTTCACCTGACAAGGTGTGAAAGAAACAGATTGTTTTCATAGACTGCATTACCTCCTGCTGAATTTATGTGAGAGCAGCGTCCAGGCAAATCATTATCCTGATCTGCCGTAGTCGAATCGAAAGCGTATCACCAGCATAGCCGCCTTGCATTTTGGGCAGGAATACTTTGGCCTTTGCCGCTGTTTTGGCACTATTGGGGTAAAGACATGCAGTATAGGTGAGAGTGGGGTCGGGCCACGATAACACCCCGATATAGCGTCTTTGTCTCTTGAAAGAACATCGTGATTCAGGTTAATGTCTTGTTTTTCTGGGGAGAAAACCAAGATATTGAACTTCTTAGGACGAGACAAATTATGGCAAGAGCCAAAAGGCACTATCTACCTGGGCAGGTGTGGCACATCACTCATAGATGCCATAAGAAGGACTTTCTGCTCAAACTGAAAATGGATCGGCAGAGATGGCTCCACTGGCTTTACGAAGCCCGAAAGCGGTATGGTTTGACTATTCTAGATTATACAGTTACCTCAAACCATATACACCTGCTCGTATTTGATGATCAAGGGCGAGACGTCATCCCGCAATCGGTTAAGTTGGTCGCTGGTAGAACTGGCCAGGAATACAATTCCAGAAAAAATAGGAAAGGAGCATTCTGGGAAGACCGTTATCACGCCACAGCCATCCAGACCAAACAGCATCTACTACGTTGTATTGTGTATATTGATCTGAATATGGTGCGTGCTGGTGTTGTTTCTCATCCTTCGGAATGGCAATTTGGTGGATATAATGAGATTCAGAAGCCACGCAGAAAATGTGTTCTTATCGCGTATGAGAAGCTTGCTGAGCTTTCAGGGTTTTCGAGCTGTCATGCTTTTCAGAAGTCACATAAAGAATACGTTGATGAAGCTCTTTGCAATGTAGATCGAAGGCAAGCGTGGTGGAGTGAAAGCATAGCAGTTGGTGATGAATCTTTTGTGGAAATCATAAAACATCGATTAGGATTACGATCCAAAGGCCGCAAGGTCAAAGAAGCGGGAGAAAGTTACCAGCTTAGAGAGGATGCTGGAATATATATTGCCAATTCTGACCCGAAAAATTGTAATATAGACCGTTATATGACCTTATTGGCCTGGGATAATTGCGTAAATACAGAGTTATAGCGTGGCCCGACCCTGGAAAGCGACATCGGCGATGGATACCAAAGCGCTCCGCTATTATTACCGAACACAGTACAACAGCCGCCTACGCGTGATTGACTTGAAGGCTGTTGATTTTGGCAAAGACAATATCACTTACGTGCCGATGGATCTCGAAAAGGGGCAGGATTTCCAAAAAGTGGTTATCCCGTAATATTATATAGCATGAGGGTGATTCCGGCCGCTCAATCGGTTTGGCTAGCTCTGCAGGAAAGAACGAATGGCGCACGATCACGACCATAAGCAAATCAACTATAACCGCACTTTTGCGGTTGGGATATTGTTGAATATAGTCTTCGTTGTCATAGAAGCAGGCTACGGTGTTGCTGCGGGATCATTGGCGCTGATAGCAGATGCTGGGCACAATTTAAGTGATGTATTCAGTTTGTTGCTTGCTTGGGGGGCAAGTTGGCTCGCCAGAAAACCGGCAACGGAAAAAAGGACCTATGGTTTTCGTAAGGCAACAATCATAGCGTCTTTAACTAATGGCATAGTGCTGCTTTTCGCACTTGGAGGAATTACCTGGGAGGCTATTGGCAGAATATTCGATCCAAAACCAATTGAAGCAATAACGGTAGTTGTGGTTGCGGCAATTGGTGTCGTCATTAATGCGATTACTGCTTTGCTTTTTGTTTCCGGTCAGAAAACAGACTTAAACATCAAGGGAGCATATTTGCATATGGTTGCCGATACTGGCGTTTCACTTGGAGTCGTGGTTGCTGGCATCATTGTGATGTTCACAGGTTGGCAAGTAATTGATCCGTTAGTCAGTATTTTTATCGTATCCGTCATCCTCGTTGGAACCTTGTCTTTGCTGCGTGACTCTCTGAACCTTGCCATCGATTCGGTTCCTGAACAGATCGATATAGCAGGAGTAATGGCCTACCTCTCAGGTCTGGAAAATGTATCTCAGATTCATGACTTACACGTTTGGGCCATGAGCACTACAGAAGTAGCCTTATCGGTGCATCTTGTTACAACAGATAATGATTTAGGCAATAATAATTTGTCGATAATTCAGCAGCAATTACATGACCGTTTTGGTATTGGGCATTCGACAATACAGGTTGAAAAGCATGGAGATGAGTCTTGCATGTTAGACCAGGACGTATGTAAAAAAGGCTAGCAAATCATGAACCGGCCGGCAAATCCCTTAGCTGAGGCAAATATTGGGGACATCCATGACACTCACAAGATAGTTGGGAAGTGTCCTGTTTGTAGAATCAATCGTGGTCTACCCCCTAATACTCCCTTACTCCTTATTGCTGGTGAAAATATTAAAAATCAAGTGGGCTCTTTGCTTCTTTCTTCGTCGTACTTTTCACTGTGTGAGTGTAAATCATGGTTGTCCTTACATCGCTATGTCCGAGTAACTCCTGAATGGTTCGAATATCGTAATTTGCTTGAAGAAGATGACTCGCAAAGCTGTGCCTGAAGGTGTGCGCCGTGACCCTTTTAGTGAGACAGGCCTTTTCCACCGCCCGCCGGATCGCCCTCTGCACATGGGTTTCATGGAGATGGAATCGTTTCACTTCTCCAGTCTCCTTTACCTTTGTGAGTTTGTGGGCGGGGAACAGCCATTGCCAGATAAATTGACGGGCAGCATTCTTTGATTTCCTTTCATAGGCGTCAAAAAGAAAAACTCCATCATATCGATTGCCTACATCCTTTTTATATTGATCATAAACCATGTCCAACTGCCCATGCAGGTCTCCTAGCAGATTTTTGGGTAAGGGGACGGTACGATCTTTTTTCCCTTTTCCGTCATGGACGGTGAGAATACCTCCTTCAAGGTTCAGGCAATGAACACGCAACGATAAACACTCAAACAGGCGTAATCCGCAACCGTACAACAGTTTGACAATGAGAAGATACGGTTCATCGATAGCCTTGAATATCTTGTCGATTTCCGCCCGTGATAACACCACCGGGATATACGGTCTTTTCTTGGCGCGTACAACGCCATCGATGGTGCCGAATTCCCTGTTCAGTACGTTTCTGAAAAAAAAGAGGAGGGAATTGAAGGCCAGGTTCTGGGTTGAGGCGGACACCTTCTTCTTGACGGCAAGGTGGGTGAGATACTCTTTCACATGTTCCGCCGACAATCGATCAGGATGCAGGGATTTTGTATAGGTTTGAAAATCCCTGATATATTTTCTGTACGACTTGAGAGTATTGTCGGAGTAATGCCGCATCCGAATGGTATTCTCAAGATCGGCGAATTGAGCTTCCCATGAGCTTTCATGCTCGTTGGCAGTTATATGTTGTGGAATGGTTGCGATCTTAACGGGCTTTGTACTTCTATCGTTAGTCTTCTTGATGGTTTTCTTCCCAACGACGGCTACTCTATCGATTTTTTCTGGTCTCTTTGGGCGGCTGCCAGCACTTCTCTTGAGAACCAAAAAATCCAGGTAAAGCTGAATTGCCCTTTGAGCCTCTTGCCTGGTCGCGACATTTTGATTTTTCTCTGTCAATTTTACAAGAAAGGCATCCAGGCCCCGAGTGGTTGCCGTCTCATGCTGATATTTCTCACAAAAATCCAGGTAGTAACGGAGCCATTTCTGACATTTATTAACGTATATCTGAGCTACACCTCTTTGAGCGAGAAACTCAGCATACCTGACTCTGACCTCTGTAGGTACAACCAGCATGACTGCCTCCGAACCTATGGGAGTGAATTGGGTATAATATGTTTTCTTGTGGTGTTACCCAGAAGTAGAACACTAACAGCTTGCTTTGATCAGTATAATCTATTTATCTAGATTTACTAATTATTTACCATCTGGATGGAGCTGATTGAAGGATGAGAGGTCCGTTGTGGACCATTTCAGTCGGTCTTCCGGATAATTACTTGTTATCGAAATAAAAACTGATGATAAAGATCTACAATCCAGAAAATGAATTCGATTTAATCTTTATCAAAAGTATTTTAATGAGTGAAAATGTAAATTTTTATGTTCATAACGACTTTTTTGGTTCATTGAGGCTAGGGCCACCAATTGAACTATTCAACCAGAAAACTATTTACGTTATAAATGAAGATGTAGAGAAAGCAAATGAACTAATAGAAATTTACTTAGAAAATTCATACAATAATGATGGATACTATGATGAAGAAGAAAAACTAAAAGTGAAGCTCAGTGTCATTATAGAGTTTTTAATTTTTAGGTGGTTTGTCCCAAGAAGAATATTAAAAAAGCGATAACGAATAAGGATAGATTGTGATCGCAAAGCGATCCACAATCTTATCCGTGGTTGAACAAGCCCGGCTTTTCTCCTAAGGAAATATCTTTTGAAAGTAATTACCCTGGAAGGGGGCCTTGAATTCTAGCTGTAATTATAGAGCATAGTTATCCCTTCACCTGACAAGGTGTGAAAGAAACAGATTGTTTTCATAGACTGCATTACCTCCTGCTGAATTTATGTGAGAGCAGCGTCCAGGCTAATCATTATCCTGATCTGCCGTAGTCGAATCGAAAGCGTATCACCAGCATAGCCGCCTTGCATTTTGGGCAGGAATACTTTGGCCTTTGCCGCTGTTTTGGCACTATTGGGGTAAAGACATGCAGTATAAGCTGAATGAGGGTTCTGATTTTTCTGGCATTGGCGTGCAGAAAACCGTAATCCCGCACGCGTCTGAAGCCTCTCGGCAGGACATGCTTGACCAGGATGTTCAGGAAATCCTCTGCTTTTACTGTGGAATATCTTAGCTCATCAGTCCTACTGTCACGGTACTTGAAAGTGACATTTCCGTTGTGACTTGCCACAATATTTTTCTCGCTGATGACGCCTCGATAGAGATATCTGGCCAGATATTTCAGGGCCGGGAAGCCATTGCCCACGCATTCACAATGGGCAACCCACTTTTCAGGCAGATTTTGAGGCAGGGACAGGCCTGTTGATTTCAGCATGTCGAGGAATTTGCCGCGGAAGGTTTTGGCCAGGGCAAATCCATTGAAGAGATAGTCATTTTTCACCTTTCTCCACTTGCCGAATCGTTTATCTATACCGCCGCCAGGGATGAGTACATGAATGTGGGGGTGAAACGAGAGGTCTCGCGCGTGGGTGTGCAGGATCATGGTCATGCCGATCTCCGCTCCAAGATGTTTTGGGTTCGCAGCAAAGGATCTAAGGACTTCAGCGACGCATTTGAACATCAGGGAATAGACAGTTTTCTGGTGCCCGTATGCCAGGTATCGCAGTTCATATGGTAAGGTAAAGGTGGCCAGGAAGTAGGGGACCGGCATGAGCTTCGCCTGCTGTTTATCAAGCCAGGAACTGGTCTGGTGATTGAGGCAGGTTGGGCAGTGGCGGTTGCCGCACGAGAGGGGGCGCCATTCTCCATGCTGGCAATCAGGGCATCGTGCATAGAGTTCGCCAGATTGAGGGGTTCGACACTGCTGTATGTCCCTCAAAGCCCTCAGTTGCTCTGGGATGGCATTGCCGCCATGACGAATCATGTACAGGTCGAAGTATTTGTTGATGAGTGATTTAATGTCCATGTTGCTTCCTCGTTGGGTTCAGCTCCATGGAATTGATCAGCTCGTTTATGGTGGCAATGCTATCCTTTTCCGCGGTGTAGGTGAGCTGGGCGTAACGGGCAGTGGTTGTGGGGCTTGAATGCCCGAGAAGTTCCTGGATGTGGCGAAGGCTTAAACCCGCTTCGAGGAGGTGGGTGGCAAAGCTGTGTCTGAGGGAGTGGATGGAGACTTTTTTTTAATGTTACAGGCTGCAACCACCGCTTTCATGGCCTGCTGGGTGGAACCGATGTTCATGTGAGAGGTTGCCCTGATGATGGTTTCAGCAGAGCCTCTATAGTTTGGGAAAAGCAGCTTGGGATGGCGATGATCCTGCCAGAGAATGCGTAATGCCTTCAGGGTTCGATCAGGCAGTGGAACCAGACGATCTTTATGTCCTTTGCCTCTGCGGATATGTACCCGTCTGCGATTGGCATCGATATCTCCGATCTGTAAAGAAAGTGCTTCCTGTAAACGCAACCCCATGGAGTAAGTAGTAAAGAGAAAGACCCGGTAACGGAGTTTGCGCGTGTTGTGAACAAGTAAGGCAACTTCTTCTCTAGTAAGGATATCCGGGATTGTTTTCACAGTTGGTGGCTTGACGATATTGAGCCATTGCCAGTCCTGCTCCAGGACGTGCTTCCAGAAGAACATCAGGCCGAGCCTGTCGAGCTTTACCGTACTCCAGGAATAGTTTTCTACCAGACGGGTAAAATAATCTTCGAGCTGCTCCACCGACAGTTGATCTGGGCAACAATCAAAATGTTCGGTAAGACGACGAACAGCCCGGGCATAGGCGCTGATAGTTGCCTGACTCTTGCCTTGAAGCGTAAGCTTTTTCAGGTGCCGATCGTAAAGGATTTCAAAACGTTTGGAATCTTTTGCCTTCATGGTATACTCCTTTTTCTGTAAGTGTCCGGAATTGGACTCTTTACTGAAGTATACTCAAGACCTCTGCCGCGTAGCGGCTTCGTTCAACAAACCGTTTCAAGGGACGCGCAAAAGGCGCGCGCCCCTGAACTCCACGTTGAACCTGTAGAAAAAGGTATTGGTCATAGCAATATCAGGCATTTAGGGTTATATTTAGCTTCATTCGATGGTAATCAACCCCTTAACCCTGCCGAAAGTCGGAAGCCATGGCCAAATACAAGCCGTATTCATACGCTCAGGGGATGTTCATACCAGTATTCTTCAGTGAGCAGATACAAAAAGGGACTTTCGAGTACACCCTGAACTATCTGGTCGATCACGAACTCGACCTTTCCATCTTTGATGCCAGGTTCACCAACGACGAAACTGGTGCCCCAGCCTATGACCCACGGATCTTGCTGAAGATTATCCTGTTTGCCTATTCACGAGGTATTACTTCTAGTCGTGCAATTTCCGAGTGCTGTGAAAAAAACATCCTTTTCATGGCCCTTTCAGCCAATACCAGACCCCACTTCACAACAATTGCCAGTTTCGTTTCCAGTATGGACAAAGAGGTTGTCTCTCTCTTTCTTCAAGTACTGCTGATCTGTGACCAGCAGAACCTTATTGGCCGAGAGATGTTTGCTATTGATGGCTGCAAACTCCCAAGCAATGCCTCTAAGGAATGGAGTGGCACCAAAGCCGATTTGACCAAAAAGGTTGAAAAGATAGAGCGAGCTCTGCACAGAATGATCATCCGTCACAAGTCCATGGATCTTGAGAAGATAGAGCCGGAAGTTCGGGATCATGAAGAGAAATATAAGAAGAAACTACAAAAAAGTGCTGCCAAGATAAGGGATTGGCTGAAAGACCATGATGACCGACGTGGCAGTGGCGGCAAACCGGTTAAATCAAACATTACCGATAATGACTCTGCCAAGATGGCCACATCGAAAGGGGTAATACAGGGGTATGTCGGTGTTGCCTCAGTGGACAAGAAGCACCAAGTCATTGTTGGAGCAGAAGCCTATGGGCAGGGCAGTGAGTCCAATCTCCTTGTACCTTCGCTGAAGTCGATACAGTCTAACTTGGAACAGATAGGCGACCAAGATGTATTTGGTAAGGCCAAAGTTGTAGCGGATAGCGGTTATCATTCCGAGAAGAATCTCGAGTACCTCTATACAGAGAATATAGATGGGTATGTTGCGGATACTCGTTTCCGCAAACGAGATCCTCGCTTTGCCACAGCGGAGCGCTATAAAGATCTCCCCGCTTATCACTTTGCGACCAGGGCCGGTGGAAAGCGACTCTTTCGGCCTGAACATTTTACTTTCGCTGATGATTTGAGCCACGCTATTTGTCCGGCCGGCAAGAAACTCTACCGCAATGGCTGCAACGCCAAGGTGAAAGACTATCAGGCCTACAAGTTTAAAGGAGCTAAGCGAGACTGCCTCCCATGTCAATTGCGACGTGAGTGTTTACGAAAGCCAGAGAAAACCGAGGCCCGTCAGCTAGCTTACTTTCCGGGGAAAAAGCGTAACGGTAATGAGCGATTCACAGAGAAGATGAAACGAAAGATTGATTCAACCATTGGTCGAGCAATCTATGGCATGCGACTCGCTGTTGGTGAGCCACCCTTTGGCCATATACGGTCAACCATGAAACTTGATCGATTCAGTCTTCGAGGAAAACGAAAAGTGAATGCGCAGTGGAACCTGTTCTGCATGGTCCATAACCTGAAAAAGATCCACTCGTATGGAGCGGTAGTAGGCAGCTGACAGGTAGATCGTAGAGGAGAATAGTTCCAAGAATGTTCACAAATGGACTTGAGGGCAAATAGAGCAAGGTAAAGAACAAGTGGAATCGAAATAGGCGGCTAGGAAAGTAGATTTTTGGAACCCTCCTGAAATCGGTTGAGGGAATCTTCGGGATTTTGAACTGCCTTTTTCTACAGGCTCGTTACATGCCAATTCGTTCACCACAGTTTTCTCAAAGTACATTCAATTTCTGTTTGGAATTGTTTTGAAATTATGGAAATAAAATGAGCAAAGATGTAAAACAACAAAGCAATCCATTTTCTACTGGAGGTGGTGGTGTTAACTTTGAAACTAGAGTTCAAGCTGCTTTT of the Desulfosediminicola ganghwensis genome contains:
- a CDS encoding transposase, which codes for MAKYKPYSYAQGMFIPVFFSEQIQKGTFEYTLNYLVDHELDLSIFDARFTNDETGAPAYDPRILLKIILFAYSRGITSSRAISECCEKNILFMALSANTRPHFTTIASFVSSMDKEVVSLFLQVLLICDQQNLIGREMFAIDGCKLPSNASKEWSGTKADLTKKVEKIERALHRMIIRHKSMDLEKIEPEVRDHEEKYKKKLQKSAAKIRDWLKDHDDRRGSGGKPVKSNITDNDSAKMATSKGVIQGYVGVASVDKKHQVIVGAEAYGQGSESNLLVPSLKSIQSNLEQIGDQDVFGKAKVVADSGYHSEKNLEYLYTENIDGYVADTRFRKRDPRFATAERYKDLPAYHFATRAGGKRLFRPEHFTFADDLSHAICPAGKKLYRNGCNAKVKDYQAYKFKGAKRDCLPCQLRRECLRKPEKTEARQLAYFPGKKRNGNERFTEKMKRKIDSTIGRAIYGMRLAVGEPPFGHIRSTMKLDRFSLRGKRKVNAQWNLFCMVHNLKKIHSYGAVVGS